The Deinococcus metalli genome includes a window with the following:
- a CDS encoding aldo/keto reductase, giving the protein MQYRTLGKTGYDVSTISFGAWAIGGTWGQVDDAQSVAALHRALDLGINFFDTADVYGDGHSERLIARLRRERPEPFLVATKAGRRLDPHVAGGYTEANLRGFIERSLSNLEVEALDLLQLHCPPTVLYGQPEVFEVLDGFVQEGLLRHYGVSVERVDEALEAITHPNVATVQIIFNAFRIKPAEQFFTAARAANVGILARVPLASGLLTGKLRADTPFESDDHRAFNRHGEAFDRGETFSGVDYAAGLAAVERLRPLVPDGITLAQFALRWILMFPEVTCAIPGARNPQQVESNAAAADLAPLTPEQMTAVQAVYDELLRAHVHPHW; this is encoded by the coding sequence ATGCAGTACCGCACACTCGGCAAGACCGGTTACGACGTGTCCACCATCTCCTTCGGCGCGTGGGCCATCGGCGGCACGTGGGGGCAGGTGGACGACGCGCAGAGCGTCGCGGCGCTGCACCGCGCGCTGGATCTGGGCATCAACTTCTTCGACACCGCCGACGTGTACGGCGACGGCCACAGCGAGCGCCTGATCGCCCGACTGCGGCGCGAGCGCCCGGAGCCCTTCCTCGTGGCGACGAAGGCCGGCCGGCGGCTCGATCCTCACGTGGCGGGCGGGTACACCGAGGCGAACCTGCGCGGCTTCATCGAGCGCTCGCTGAGCAACCTGGAGGTCGAAGCCCTGGACCTGCTCCAGCTGCACTGCCCGCCCACCGTGCTGTACGGCCAGCCGGAGGTCTTCGAGGTGCTGGACGGCTTTGTACAGGAGGGCCTGCTGCGCCACTACGGCGTGAGCGTGGAACGGGTGGACGAGGCGCTGGAGGCCATCACGCACCCGAATGTCGCGACCGTGCAGATCATCTTCAACGCCTTCCGCATAAAGCCCGCCGAACAGTTCTTCACGGCGGCCCGCGCGGCGAACGTGGGCATCCTGGCGCGGGTGCCGCTCGCCAGCGGCCTGCTGACCGGCAAGCTGCGCGCCGACACGCCCTTCGAGTCCGACGACCACCGCGCCTTCAACCGCCACGGTGAGGCCTTCGACCGTGGAGAGACCTTCAGCGGCGTGGACTACGCGGCGGGGCTCGCGGCGGTGGAGCGGCTGCGTCCACTGGTGCCGGACGGCATCACGCTCGCGCAGTTCGCGCTGCGCTGGATCCTGATGTTCCCCGAGGTGACCTGCGCCATCCCCGGAGCGCGCAACCCGCAGCAGGTCGAATCGAACGCGGCGGCCGCCGACCTCGCGCCGCTCACGCCCGAGCAGATGACCGCCGTGCAGGCCGTGTACGACGAGCTGCTCCGCGCGCACGTCCACCCGCACTGGTGA
- a CDS encoding PucR family transcriptional regulator has translation MTRQALPTLREVLALPAFAGADVLSRSGLERAVAWVHVSEVLDAARFLSGGELLLSTGLELSRITPDAGVAYLRSLAEGGAHGLALELVGPLREVPEDVVAEARRLAFPLVVFRHEVRFADLTRAALERILARGVPDVAGGLDSVLMALRETGRAGAFREAQLGPLLGLPERARGTLLGTLDALMAGQFNIAQVARTLGVRRQTVYYRLEQLRALLGDLDDPRRRLALQLALDLTRDHGR, from the coding sequence GTGACGCGGCAGGCCCTGCCCACCCTGCGTGAGGTGCTGGCGCTGCCGGCCTTCGCCGGAGCGGACGTCCTCAGCCGCAGCGGGCTCGAGCGTGCCGTGGCGTGGGTCCACGTGTCGGAGGTGCTGGACGCCGCGCGCTTCCTGTCCGGCGGTGAACTGCTCCTGAGCACGGGCCTGGAACTGTCGCGCATCACGCCGGATGCGGGCGTGGCGTACCTGCGTTCGCTGGCCGAGGGCGGAGCTCACGGCCTGGCGCTGGAACTCGTCGGGCCGCTGCGGGAGGTGCCAGAAGACGTGGTGGCCGAGGCGCGGCGCCTGGCATTCCCGCTGGTCGTGTTCCGGCACGAGGTCCGTTTTGCCGACCTGACGCGCGCGGCGCTGGAGCGCATCCTGGCGCGTGGCGTGCCGGACGTCGCGGGCGGCCTGGACAGCGTACTGATGGCGCTGCGCGAGACCGGCCGGGCAGGCGCGTTCCGCGAGGCGCAGCTGGGGCCGCTGCTGGGCCTGCCGGAGCGGGCACGCGGCACGCTGCTCGGCACCCTGGACGCCCTGATGGCCGGGCAGTTCAACATCGCACAGGTGGCGCGGACACTGGGCGTGCGCCGCCAGACGGTGTACTACCGCCTGGAGCAGTTGCGCGCCCTGCTGGGAGACCTCGACGATCCGCGCCGGCGGCTGGCCCTGCAACTGGCCCTCGACCTGACGCGCGACCACGGCCGCTGA
- a CDS encoding S8 family serine peptidase, whose amino-acid sequence MPAKSHLLLTASVLSLTALLASCGRTAAPAASTAADSVLTVLQPGNATDAQLEAQYHGHLITRTPTFAVLTVSTDGARLAPLSTKVKVEKNHKVYRVNRGKGQSSQTASGSGSVNVWGNGSVNVWGNGSVNVWGSGSVNVWGNGSVNVWGNGRYETIPQNTNVWRQVSLDDVQAPERVGGTNTTVAIIDTGVDLDHPAFAGSFTNSSTWHDFVDGDSSPQDEGDLGSGLTGHGTEAAGIVAQVAPLARLMPLRVLGVDGTGDVASVAAAIVWATDHGANVINLSLGSDEPVTAVSQAIAYANSHGVAVVGAAGNAGTEGLDYPAAEFAGQPMNISVGSVSSADAKSAFSQYGAALELLAPGESVYGPAPQQRLASWSGTSMSAPVVAGGVALGMSVGATASQAAAALITTADNVNSVAGNSAYAGKLGSGRLNLSAAMTSLGH is encoded by the coding sequence ATGCCTGCGAAGTCTCACCTCCTCCTCACTGCGTCGGTCCTGTCCCTCACGGCCCTGCTCGCCAGCTGTGGACGCACCGCGGCGCCCGCTGCCAGCACGGCGGCCGACTCGGTCCTGACCGTCCTGCAGCCCGGCAACGCCACCGATGCCCAGCTCGAAGCGCAGTACCACGGCCACCTGATCACGCGCACGCCCACCTTCGCCGTGCTGACCGTCAGCACTGACGGCGCCCGCCTCGCCCCGCTGAGCACCAAGGTGAAGGTCGAGAAGAACCACAAGGTCTACCGGGTCAACAGGGGGAAGGGCCAGAGCAGCCAGACGGCATCAGGCAGTGGATCGGTGAACGTCTGGGGCAATGGATCGGTCAACGTGTGGGGAAACGGTTCTGTCAACGTGTGGGGCAGTGGATCGGTGAATGTCTGGGGCAACGGTTCGGTCAACGTGTGGGGCAACGGTCGGTACGAGACGATTCCCCAGAATACCAACGTTTGGCGGCAGGTTTCGCTGGATGACGTCCAGGCTCCTGAGCGCGTCGGCGGCACAAACACGACTGTTGCGATCATCGATACCGGCGTCGATCTGGATCATCCTGCCTTCGCTGGAAGCTTTACAAATTCATCCACCTGGCACGATTTCGTGGACGGTGACTCGTCTCCGCAAGACGAAGGTGACCTGGGCTCAGGCCTCACTGGCCACGGCACCGAGGCGGCGGGTATCGTCGCCCAGGTGGCCCCGCTGGCCCGCCTGATGCCGTTGCGTGTCCTGGGCGTGGACGGCACGGGTGACGTCGCCTCGGTGGCGGCGGCCATTGTGTGGGCCACAGATCACGGCGCCAATGTCATCAACCTCAGCCTGGGTTCGGACGAACCGGTGACAGCTGTCTCGCAGGCGATTGCCTACGCGAACAGTCATGGCGTAGCGGTCGTTGGTGCCGCCGGTAATGCTGGGACAGAAGGTCTGGACTATCCCGCTGCTGAGTTCGCAGGTCAGCCCATGAATATTTCGGTAGGCAGCGTTAGCAGTGCCGACGCCAAGAGTGCGTTCTCGCAGTACGGTGCAGCGCTCGAACTGCTGGCCCCCGGAGAGAGCGTGTACGGGCCGGCTCCCCAGCAGCGTCTCGCTTCGTGGAGCGGTACAAGTATGAGTGCGCCGGTCGTTGCGGGGGGAGTGGCCCTGGGGATGAGCGTGGGGGCCACCGCGTCACAGGCAGCCGCTGCACTGATCACGACGGCGGACAACGTGAATTCCGTAGCCGGCAATTCCGCGTACGCGGGCAAACTCGGCAGCGGTCGCCTGAACTTGAGTGCCGCGATGACCTCTTTAGGGCACTGA